From the Saccharomycodes ludwigii strain NBRC 1722 chromosome I, whole genome shotgun sequence genome, one window contains:
- the MSC1 gene encoding double-strand break repair enhancer MSC1 (similar to Saccharomyces cerevisiae YML128C | MSC1 | Meiotic Sister-Chromatid recombination), protein MQKQQQTSFDINKWTSNDLIDYIKDHGGVFDDKKDKWSLEELKKQFYDLTNSDNNKNSGWFHTNNLKGESYLSSCGNSIYDWLFDSWDVSDLKKFLNENKINLDSNDKTTLLEALKKNSKKISDNLGTAGYYMSDKYLNSWSVDSLKNWLNKYKIKFDQQLDDKQKLVELVKANIYQVSENTQNQIYDFYKSLDLGQYSDLFNKDGAINADVFSRWSAQDLQRWLEYHDIALPKNKLDYNSLVSVASKHASLLKNDVNWYTEYSKDKASPIISKSKDQISDAWGYIRDKISNVNDDNVINDTFFVGLDSWPIERIKSFLNIRGVEYNKDSSKEELINLLKTNKNKKIIKGIKKNDGEQQVLSDLFKGWNLDNIKSWVGESVASGYDDIQDIIESGNNKLYDLIGVVKEKKDAVVTSVDQDNIKAIWEKTFDSWTNDDLKEYLKSFGVLPSSSRKDLIKKATDNTLLYLTGDRYTTSGRTSKGLFERIKSDLSGFTPKFVKNYLTNNTPWYNRIW, encoded by the coding sequence TTTAGAAgagttaaaaaaacaattttatgACCTAACAAATTCagacaacaataaaaatagcgGTTGGTTCCATACCAACAATTTGAAAGGTGAGAGCTATTTATCAAGTTGTGGCAATTCCATTTATGATTGGTTGTTTGATTCATGGGACGTTTCTGACttgaaaaagtttttaaatgaaaacaaaattaatttagaCTCAAACGACAAAACAACCTTGCTTGAGgcattaaagaaaaattcaaagaaaatttcTGATAATTTGGGGACTGCAGGGTATTATATGAGCGATAAGTATCTAAATAGTTGGTCAGTTGatagtttaaaaaattggttgAACAAGtacaaaatcaaatttgATCAACAACTTGatgataaacaaaaattggtAGAATTGGTGAAGGCTAATATTTATCAAGTTAGTGAAAATACACAGAACCAAATTTATGACTTTTACAAATCTTTAGACCTTGGTCAATATTCTGATCTATTTAATAAGGATGGCGCAATTAACGCAGATGTTTTTAGCAGATGGTCTGCACAGGATTTGCAGAGATGGTTAGAATACCATGATATTGCTTTGCCTAAAAATAAGCTGGATTATAACAGTCTAGTTTCTGTTGCTTCCAAGCACGCATCTTTGCTAAAAAATGATGTGAATTGGTATACAGAATACTCCAAAGACAAGGCCTCACCCATTATCTCTAAGTCAAAGGACCAAATTTCCGATGCCTGGGGATATATTCGGGACAAAATCTCAAATGTCAATGATGATAACGTGATTAATGACACGTTTTTCGTGGGGCTAGACTCTTGGCCAATTGAAAGAATCAAGTCCTTTTTAAATATCCGTGGTGTTGAATATAACAAAGACAGTTCAAAAGAAGAATTGATTAATTTGTTgaaaactaataaaaataagaagaTTATCAAAGgcatcaaaaaaaatgatggtGAACAGCAAGTTTTGTCAGATTTATTCAAAGGTTGGAACTTGGATAACATCAAGAGCTGGGTTGGCGAGAGTGTCGCTTCTGGTTATGATGACATTCAAGATATAATTGAAAGCGGGAACAACAAATTGTATGATTTGATTGGTGTagttaaagaaaagaaagatgCAGTTGTGACTTCTGTTGATCAAGATAATATCAAGGCTATTTGGGAGAAAACGTTTGATTCGTGGACAAACGATGACTTAAAGgaatatttgaaaagtttTGGCGTCTTGCCTTCTTCAAGTAGAAAggatttaattaaaaaggcAACTGACAATACTTTGTTATATTTGACTGGTGATAGGTACACTACAAGCGGGAGGACCTCAAAGGGTTTGTTTGAAAGGATTAAATCTGATTTGAGTGGTTTTACTCCAAAATTTGTCAAAAATTATCTTACTAATAACACCCCCTGGTATAACAGAATCTGGTAA
- the PRE8 gene encoding proteasome core particle subunit alpha 2 (similar to Saccharomyces cerevisiae YML092C | PRE8 | PRoteinase yscE): MTDRYSFSLTTFSPSGKLGQIDYALTAVKQGVTSLGIKATNGIVIATEKKSTSPLILNESLDKIELLTPDIGVVYSGMGPDFRVLVDKSRKVAHTNYKRIYGEYPPTKILVSEIAQIMQEATQSGGVRPFGVSLLVGGYDDHNGFNLYQVDPSGAYFPWKATAIGKGSVAAKTFLEKRWNNELELEDAIHIALLTLKESVEGEFNGSTIDLAIIGNENPDLLGFKGDNRVKGPRFRKLTTEEINDRLESL; encoded by the coding sequence ATGACTGATAGatattcattttctttaacaACATTTTCGCCAAGTGGTAAACTAGGTCAAATTGATTATGCATTGACTGCTGTCAAACAAGGTGTTACATCATTAGGAATAAAAGCTACAAATGGAATTGTTATAGCCACCGAAAAAAAATCCACTTCTCCGttgattttaaatgaaTCATTGGATAAAATTGAGTTATTGACACCTGATATTGGTGTTGTTTATTCAGGAATGGGTCCAGATTTTAGAGTTTTAGTTGATAAATCTAGAAAAGTGGCACACacaaattataaaagaaTTTACGGGGAATATCCTCCAACTAAAATACTCGTCTCAGAAATAGCACAAATTATGCAAGAAGCTACTCAATCCGGTGGTGTCAGACCATTTGGTGTTTCGCTTTTGGTTGGTGGTTATGATGACCACAATGGCTTCAATTTATATCAAGTTGATCCTTCTGGGGCTTATTTTCCTTGGAAAGCTACTGCCATAGGTAAGGGTTCTGTAGCAGCCAAAACCTTTCTGGAAAAAAGATGGAATAATGAATTAGAATTAGAAGATGCCATCCATATTGCATTGCTTACTTTGAAAGAATCTGTTGAAGGAGAATTCAATGGTTCTACAATTGATTTGGCTATAATTGGCAATGAAAATCCTGATTTATTAGGGTTTAAAGGTGATAATAGGGTTAAAGGTCCtagatttagaaaattaaCAACAGAAGAAATAAATGACAGATTAGAGTCTTTATAA
- a CDS encoding uncharacterized protein (similar to Saccharomyces cerevisiae YGR159C | NSR1 | nucleolar protein that binds nuclear localization sequences): MSNTGKQDNKNGRREKCLFYHKVGACRHGKYCSKTHTIPEHPKTIVLRNFYNKSAQLYEPFDSFYQDVFIQACKYGEVINMVVCENECDHLNGNVYIKYANEESCYKAFEEFNKRWYDGKPIFGELSHVIDFKDSVCLPYDNKSCNRIHDCNFMHIKRPSYNLKRKLLLASHKQYLQKT, from the coding sequence ATGTCAAACACGGGAAAACAAGATAACAAGAATGGTAGAAGAGAAAAGTGCCTATTTTATCACAAAGTGGGTGCTTGCAGACACGGTAAATATTGTTCAAAAACACATACTATTCCAGAACATCCTAAAACAATAGTTCTTCGAAATTTTTACAATAAATCAGCACAATTATATGAACCCTTCGATAGCTTTTACCAAGATGTTTTCATACAGGCATGCAAATATGGAGAGGTTATAAATATGGTTGTTTGCGAAAATGAATGCGATCATCTAAATGGGAAcgtttatataaaatatgcCAATGAAGAATCGTGTTATAAAGCCTTCGAAGAGTTTAATAAAAGGTGGTACGATGGTAAGCCTATCTTTGGTGAACTATCACATGTCattgattttaaagattCTGTGTGTTTACCCTATGATAACAAAAGTTGTAATAGAATCCACGATTGTAATTTTATGCATATTAAAAGACCTTCCtataatttgaaaagaaaattactCCTAGCATCTCATAAACAATATTTGCAAAAAACATGA
- the GIM5 gene encoding Gim5p (similar to Saccharomyces cerevisiae YML094W | GIM5 | Gene Involved in Microtubule biogenesis) — protein sequence MSQKIDVTKLNVEQLSIVKQQFDQELQHFSQSLQALNIARDKFKDCIDDVNAVSNPENENNPILIPLSNSLYASGQVKDCTKFMVDIGTGYFIEKTTKEAINFYQGKVEKLNKESQQIQSIIKEKSMSSIAIENRIRQLLIEKQKQQPKE from the exons atgtCCCAAAAAA ttGATGTAACAAAACTAAATGTCGAACAATTGAGTATTGTAAAACAGCAATTTGACCAGGAACTACAGCATTTTTCCCAATCTCTACAAGCTTTGAATATAGCAAGGGATAAATTTAAGGATTGTATAGATGATGTCAATGCAGTCTCTAACccagaaaatgaaaacaatcCCATTTTAATACCCTTAAGCAATTCATTATATGCTTCTGGACAGGTAAAGGACTGTACAAAATTTATGGTTGATATTGGTACCGGTTATTttatagaaaaaacaaCCAAGGAAGCTATAAACTTTTATCAAGGGaaagttgaaaaattaaataaggAGTCTCAACAAATACAAAGtattataaaagaaaagagtaTGTCATCTATTGCCATAGAAAACAGAATAAGacaattattaatagaaaaacaaaagcaaCAGCCAAAAGAATAa
- the COX14 gene encoding Cox14p (similar to Saccharomyces cerevisiae YML129C | COX14 | Cytochrome c OXidase) translates to MAGKYAWYTRLTDTVHRLTVLSLVGFTLYMSGGLVYTMYVNGKKYEAQQLKIKEQDELNTKNEEIMKD, encoded by the coding sequence atggccGGTAAATATGCTTGGTATACTAGATTAACTGACACAGTTCATCGTTTAACTGTTTTATCGTTAGTAGGCTTTACATTATACATGTCTGGCGGTTTGGTTTATACAATGTACGTGAATGGTAAGAAGTACGAGGCTCAGCAGTTGAAGATAAAGGAACAAGATGAGCTTAATACCAAGAATGAAGAGATCATGAAGGATTAA
- the RAD10 gene encoding DNA repair protein RAD10 (similar to Saccharomyces cerevisiae YML095C | RAD10 | RADiation sensitive) translates to MDNSDTTSFRSILANAKKLQNNAESIDIQENGKKLPVIYKEQSHNHSDQKHSNSSNNTVVNAFTIKHNQPQISDKNDDIQSNRTSGGDKYSNAKTVLVSKTQKGNPLLDKLQNTKWRYVSSSPTAKIEYDYLIRGSRKVIFLSLKYHKLHPEYIYRKIKPIVNQNSILLCVVDVENSEDILKDLTKLTLFNGFTLLLSFNFEQAAKYIMFLNK, encoded by the coding sequence atggatAATTCAGATACTACCTCATTTAGAAGTATCTTGGCAAATgccaaaaaattacaaaacaATGCGGAAAGCATAGATATCCAGGAGAATGGGAAAAAATTACCAGTTATTTACAAGGAACAATCACATAACCACAGTGATCAAAAACATTCTAATAGTTCAAACAATACGGTAGTTAATGCTTTTACCATAAAACATAATCAGCCCCAAATTAGTGATAAAAACGATGATATCCAAAGTAATAGGACGTCTGGGGGAGATAAGTATAGCAATGCCAAAACAGTTTTAGTAAGTAAAACCCAAAAGGGAAACCCTTTACTAgataaattacaaaatacCAAGTGGAGATACGTTAGTTCTTCTCCCACCGCCAAAATAGAATATGATTATCTAATACGAGGTTCACGTAAAGTTATATTCTTGTCTTTAAAATACCATAAACTACATCcagaatatatttatagaaaaataaagccCATAGTAAAtcaaaattcaattttGCTATGTGTAGTTGATGTAGAAAATTCagaagatattttaaaagactTGACCAAACTAACTTTATTTAATGGTTTTACACTATTACTAAGTTTTAATTTCGAACAAGCAGCCAAatatataatgtttttaaataaataa
- the UTP14 gene encoding Utp14p (similar to Saccharomyces cerevisiae YML093W | UTP14 | U Three Protein), whose amino-acid sequence MAKKRTKLTKKQTSRRSLNAFELAEREINGTESDSFTPNYKNKKNYLRLNGTIVNPNKLHNDDSDNIDDSDDDFEDEELDSDEALNSEDDYDVLNSKFSQTIRDKNNNELKLGNQEKEEEEEEEEEGGYTSIDEEELMPLSKVWDINVNNPKESAGDNNSSEDDSALKFDDRDEEDADSESEEDADSEEVNDDIHSDDPFDEVSDDDEEVNLNTVTSKLNKENDKSSNLFKKLDTYADGEENEFALPGISSSGLFNTSADNNTSSGKKLKLTDLLSVVDDKKALDKATLLKEAHKPMAVPLPQRIQKRHERKIAYELSKDEVNKWKDTVQQNRRADHLSFPLASKSHPVEASTFTPVEKPVTELEEKVGKMLKDSNLVEITKRESKFEDIATATMSPEEMKKRTTELRLMRSLMFREERKARRIKKIKSKAYHRVKKKEMLRNKALISEDADQDSDEEASEKHDIQRAKERMTLKHKTTSKWAQDMIKHGMTKDQSTREEMEEMLAQSERLKSKILGHGSDDSDEGDTFNGNLSDLERENDDANAETSSNSRANVGKSGVLNMAFMKNAEAREKKKNQEMLGELRNLENGDDTELFKSGAKDMGANIILNQGRRVYTPAASDSNINIKEHDKRILEENEIDGSRDIVKRVKDRHDKKTEERNNSKPVKTVDENENENENESVNKVIGNANPWLNEDSDNEGYSGQKTGKVNVVDENSSKQSKMENKINKNKAKHARKSKNKNHTNEDLILNLDAGSTLNIVDPYGGSEDEQVAFQQQNVIAEAFAGDDVVSNFEEEKKRVAIDEDDKEVDVTLPGWGEWAGSGTNKHKKRKYIKKVKGLVNKEKRRDKNLKNVIINEKVNKKNLKYQSSAVPFPYESKEQYERSLRMPIGQEWASSNTYSKMIKPRIMTKPGVVIDPLKEPFK is encoded by the coding sequence ATggctaaaaaaagaaccaAGCTCaccaaaaaacaaacttcAAGAAGGTCTTTAAATGCTTTTGAATTAGCAGAACGGGAAATCAATGGAACTGAATCAGATTCCTTTACtccaaattataaaaataaaaaaaattatttacgGTTGAATGGTACAATCGTTAATCCAAACAAGCTACATAATGATGACTCAGACAACATTGACGACTCAGACGATGAttttgaagatgaagaattaGACTCAGATGAAGCCTTAAATTCCGAAGACGATTACGATGTCTTAAATTCTAAATTTTCTCAAACAATTAGagacaaaaataacaatgaaCTAAAACTTGGTaaccaagaaaaagaagaggaggaagaagaagaagaggaaggtGGATACACTTCCATTGATGAGGAAGAATTAATGCCTTTATCTAAAGTCTGGGATATTAATGTCAATAATCCCAAGGAATCTGCTGGTGACAATAACAGTAGCGAAGATGACAGTGCCTTGAAATTTGATGATCgagatgaagaagatgcTGATAGTGAGAGCGAAGAAGATGCTGATAGCGAAGAAGTTAACGATGATATCCACTCAGATGATCCTTTTGATGAAGTGTCTGACGACGATGAAGAAGTTAATTTAAATACAGTTACAAGcaaattaaataaagaaaatgacaaatcttcaaatttattcaaaaaattagataCTTATGCAGATGGGgaagaaaatgaatttGCATTGCCAGGTATTTCATCTTCTGGATTGTTTAACACTAGTgctgataataataccagtagcggtaaaaaattaaagttgACCGACTTGTTAAGTGTTGTGGACGATAAAAAGGCATTAGATAAAGCCACATTGTTAAAAGAGGCTCATAAACCAATGGCTGTTCCTTTACCTCAGAGAATTCAAAAAAGGCATGAACGTAAAATTGCTTATGAACTTTCTAAGGATGAAGTAAATAAATGGAAAGATACAGTGCAGCAAAATAGACGGGCTGATCATTTATCATTCCCTCTAGCTTCAAAAAGTCATCCTGTTGAAGCATCTACTTTTACACCAGTTGAAAAACCAGTCACCGAGTTGGAAGAAAAAGTTGGCAAGATGTTGAAAGATAGTAATCTGGTAGAGATCACAAAGAGAGAATCAAAATTCGAAGATATCGCCACTGCTACAATGAGTCCTGaggaaatgaaaaaaaggactACTGAGCTAAGATTAATGAGGTCTTTGATGTTTCGTGAAGAAAGGAAGGCTAggagaataaaaaaaattaaatccaAAGCCTATCACCGTGttaagaaaaaggaaatgtTAAGGAATAAAGCATTAATTAGCGAAGATGCTGACCAGGATTCCGATGAAGAGGCTTCGGAAAAACATGATATCCAAAGAGCGAAGGAAAGAATGACATTAAAACATAAAACAACATCGAAATGGGCACAAGATATGATTAAGCATGGTATGACTAAAGATCAAAGCACACGTGAGGAAATGGAAGAAATGCTAGCGCAAAGTGAACGTTTGAAGAGTAAGATTTTGGGTCATGGTTCAGATGATAGCGATGAGGGTGATACTTTCAATGGTAATTTGAGTGATttagaaagagaaaatgaTGATGCTAATGCAGAGACTAGTTCCAATTCACGGGCCAATGTTGGTAAAAGTGGTGTTTTAAATATGGCATTTATGAAGAATGCTGAAGCacgcgaaaaaaaaaaaaaccaagaGATGCTTGGTGAATTGAGGAACTTGGAAAATGGTGATGACACAGAACTTTTCAAAAGTGGTGCCAAGGACATGGGCGCTAACATTATCCTAAATCAAGGTAGAAGAGTATACACGCCTGCAGCATCGGAttctaatataaatatcaaAGAACATGATAAGCGTATTTTAGAAGAAAATGAGATAGATGGCTCTAGGGACATTGTTAAAAGAGTCAAAGACAGAcatgataaaaaaacagaGGAGCGTAATAATTCTAAACCTGTTAAAACAGtagatgaaaatgaaaatgaaaatgaaaatgaatctgttaataaagttattgGAAACGCTAATCCTTGGTTAAACGAAGATTCTGATAATGAGGGGTATTCTGGTCAAAAAACTGGTAAAGTCAATGTGGTGGATGAGAATAGTTCCAAGCAATCCAAGATGGAAAATAagatcaataaaaataaggcTAAACATGCcagaaaatcaaaaaacaaaaaccaCACTAACGAAGatctaatattaaatttagatGCTGGAAGCACTTTGAACATTGTTGACCCATATGGTGGCTCCGAAGATGAGCAAGTGGCTTTTCAGCAGCAAAATGTTATCGCAGAAGCCTTTGCTGGTGATGATGTTGTTTCCAACtttgaagaagaaaaaaaacgagTTGCTattgatgaagatgataaaGAAGTAGACGTTACTCTACCAGGCTGGGGCGAATGGGCTGGTTCTGGTACCaacaaacataaaaaaaggaaatacataaaaaaagtgaaaggtcttgttaataaagaaaaaaggagagataaaaatttgaaaaatgttattattaatgaaaaagtaaacaagaaaaatttaaagtaCCAATCATCAGCTGTTCCATTCCCATATGAAAGTAAAGAACAATACGAAAGATCATTGAGAATGCCAATTGGACAGGAATGGGCCTCTAGTAACACATATAGCAAGATGATTAAGCCCAGAATAATGACTAAACCAGGTGTTGTTATTGATCCTTTGAAAGAGCCATTTAAATAG
- a CDS encoding putative asparagine synthase (similar to Saccharomyces cerevisiae YML096W | putative protein with similarity to asparagine synthetases), with product MCGILFYNGENVKPKDYSNDTELLLEFYEKDITRARNNTELTTSTQFNSLIPYIISRGPNYCSLRYDPSSQNFWFSSVLSLRSPFTKQCVSNERYVLQYNGELYNDCTTASLLEFENDTMYILKELSSSEHGVTDVIGKLNGEFAYTIYDKLESCVYFGRDKIGRRSLSYQLNSDDNANTSIYITSCSGKSQGSFINCDGGVIYKYAINQHTLTEVGSIKPDYMVTNMVDLEFQHMDTKIDELYELLQSSIYKRLVTIHPLHAEQNPISVLFSGGLDCSIIVSLICQELVRQNREKDITIELLNVGFESPRTNMKPSETPDRLLAIESAKIIKGNFSDIDIRLLEVDVSYQDYVKFKEHVVDLIYPKATVMDLSIAIAFYFAAGGKSNSGYNRNGIVLFSGLGADELFGGYYKFLHKSLSEIQVQLIKEINNIHDRNLSRDDKVISSHGVEVRYPFLDDDLIEFTTTSIPLNYKVNKLILRKLAFKHLNLGKICEEPKRAIQFGSKTAKIVDGKGKGTDIL from the coding sequence ATGTGTggtattttgttttataatgGTGAAAATGTTAAACCCAAGGATTATAGCAATGATACCGAACTACTATTAGAGTTTTATGAGAAAGATATAACCAGAGCCAGAAATAATACTGAATTAACAACAAGCACACAGTTTAACAGTCTAATTCCGTATATTATCTCTAGAGGACCGAACTATTGTTCTTTAAGGTATGATCCTTCTTCACAGAATTTCTGGTTTTCTAGTGTTTTATCTCTAAGAAGCCCATTTACTAAACAATGTGTTTCCAATGAAAGATATGTTTTGCAATACAATGGCGAATTATATAATGATTGTACCACTGCTAGTTTGCTCGAGTTTGAGAATGACACcatgtatattttaaaagagtTATCATCATCGGAACATGGAGTTACAGATGTTATAGGGAAATTGAATGGGGAATTTGCTTATACGATTTATGACAAATTAGAGAGTTGTGTCTATTTTGGTAGGGATAAAATAGGCCGCAGAAGTTTAAGTTACCAGCTTAACTCAGATGACAATGCAAATACCAGCATATATATCACTAGTTGTAGTGGTAAATCTCAAGGTAGTTTTATTAACTGTGATGGTGGTgtcatatataaatatgcTATAAATCAACATACGTTAACTGAAGTGGGTAGTATAAAACCAGATTATATGGTCACGAATATGGTAGATTTGGAGTTCCAGCATATGGATACAAAAATTGATGAATTATATGAACTATTGCAAAGTTCCATTTACAAAAGGTTGGTTACAATTCATCCGTTGCATGCCGAACAAAATCCTAtttctgttttattttctggTGGATTAGATTGCTCTATAATTGTTAGTTTAATATGCCAAGAGTTAGTGAGACAAAATAGAGAAAAAGATATCACTATAGAATTGTTAAATGTTGGATTTGAGAGTCCAAGAACTAATATGAAACCGAGTGAAACCCCTGATAGACTTTTGGCTATTGAGTCTGCCAAAATAATCAAAGGAAATTTTTCCGATATAGATATAAGATTGTTGGAAGTAGATGTATCTTATCAAGACTATGTTAAGTTCAAAGAACATGTTGTTGATTTAATATATCCCAAAGCAACAGTAATGGACCTTTCTATTGCCATtgcattttattttgcagCTGGTGGTAAAAGTAATTCTGGGTATAATAGAAATGGCATAGTTCTTTTCAGTGGGCTAGGCGCAGACGAATTGTTTGGTggttattataaatttcTTCATAAAAGTTTGTCTGAGATACAAGttcaattaattaaagaaataaataatatacacGATAGGAACTTGAGCCGTGATGACAAAGTAATATCTTCGCATGGGGTTGAAGTGCGATATCCTTTTTTGGATGACGATTTGATTGAGTTTACTACAACTTCTATTCCGTTGAATTATAAAGTAAATAAGTTGATTTTACGGAAATTAGCGTTTAAACATTTGAATTTGGGTAAAATATGCGAAGAACCTAAAAGAGCTATTCAATTTGGTTCTAAAACTGCCAAGATTGTGGATGGGAAGGGCAAAGGTACTGacattttataa